Proteins found in one Pelmatolapia mariae isolate MD_Pm_ZW linkage group LG7, Pm_UMD_F_2, whole genome shotgun sequence genomic segment:
- the lg7h11orf58 gene encoding small acidic protein: MSSPEDRHGTKRSASPSQDGGTQWASADLGSDERKQKFLRLMGAGKKEHTGRLVIGDHKSTSHFRSGQEDQKINEQLELQYQQGMDGKLSGRNRRHCGLGFSESETQPELIPSPPVDGQTKEAEPEKSSSEKEPTEAQDKGSDPEPKEKTSEESETSPDSRNEELKHDYKAAFVKSL; the protein is encoded by the exons ATGAGCTCTCCAGAGGACAGGCATGGAACAAAACGATCGGCGTCTCCCAGTCAA GATGGGGGTACACAGTGGGCCTCTGCTGATTTGGGAAGCGATGAGAGAAAGCAAAAGTTTTTACGGCTGATGGGCGCGGGCaag AAAGAACACACTGGGCGTCTTGTCATTGGTGACCACAAGTCAACATCTCACTTCCGCAGTG gtcagGAAGATCAGAAGATCAATGAGCAGCTGGAGCTGCAGTACCAGCAGGGAATGGATGGGAAGTTGTCAGGACGCAACCGGAGGCATTGTGGTCTGGGTTTCAGTGAG TCTGAAACCCAGCCAGAGTTGATCCCTTCACCACCAGTGGATGGACAGACAAAAGAAGCTGAGCCAGAGAAGTCCAGCAGTGAGAAAGAGCCCACAGAAGCTCAGGACAAAGGCAGCGATCCTGAGCCGAAAGAAAAAACTTCAGAGGAGTCTGAAACCAGCCCGGACAGTAGGAACGAGGAACTGAAACACGACTACAAAGCAGCTTTTGTGAAATCCTTGTAA